The region TACACCCGTGTTGACGGAGACAATgtatctcctccctccctccctcttctgttGAGTGCTGGCTTGCTTCTGCCCATCTGGCGGATTTGATGTTCCCTCTCCGGGGGCAGCTTCTTCACTTCTTGGCCGACCCAGTTTGTCCTCCAGTGCATCATTCTTTGATTCCTCACCCTGTGTGAGTGTATATTTGTCTGTGGTATAAGTGTCTAGCAGTGTCTCTGAGTCTGGCAACGAAGGTATTGACAGAAGGTTGAAGGTGTTGACGGGGTCGAAGATGACAAACCGATGATGTAATTCTTTCATCAGTTCGCTGTGGAAGTCCTGCCCGCTGAGCGACCCCGTCATCAACACGTGCTTTTGGTTCCCTGGTGTTTCCTGCGAGACACATTCATTGCTGGCATTGGCGACAGTCGTCCCTGGTTCAGCAGCTGTAGAGACAGTTTGGACCTGATTTTCTTTCAAAGAACGCTGTCTTTCCTGTTTCTCCTTCCAGAGGTGTATGCCGATGGATACATAGCAGATAATCATGGTTGCCAGTCCAGCGAGAAACGTGATGCCAACAACGACAGTGTAAGTCATCGGGTACGGAGTGTCCTTGTACTCCTCTTCATACCAGCACATTCTGAACTGAATCCCTGGCTCAGTGGTGTTGACACTGTGCATGCCGTAGAACGGGATGAAAGGCACGAAGATCACCACAGCGGAGCACACAGTTCCCACGGCGAGGTGAAACGCCTGCCTGTGGTTCAGCTGTTTTCGCAAAGGGGCACAGATCCTCCAGAACCTATCCACAGCCACTAGCACAAGCACGAAGTTAGAGGCTTGAGTGGAAAGCGTGGAGAAAGCAAAGAAACTTCTACATCGCCAGTAGTTGTCTTTGTAGGCATTGGAGACGGTTACGATTTGTATCGGTATGGCGAATATGTTGGTGATGAGATCCAGGGAAGCAATGAAGAGAATGAAGACTCTGTTGGCGCTGGGTTGGAACCTGAATCCATAGACGAGGAGAACCAGAGTGTTGCCCAACAAACCCACAATGCTGATCAGGGAGAGGTAGACGACCACTGGCGTGCGGTTCTTGAAAGAAGTGTCGCTCAAGCGGATGAGGAAGGTTTCcacctgaacaaacaaaaaacagctttGCTGGGTTTTGCTTTGGCCGCTGGTAGTTAATGTATGTGttaagtatgttttttttttttcaaacgaaagGGTTCAGCAGATTGACGAAAGCTTACAGTGgggtcaacagcaaagtaagagctgtacgatcaattgtttctccactgcaatttgAATTCATGTACAGATTAGTTTTAGTCTACTACTCTGAAACTAGGACGCACGATTGCACTGGTTCCTAGTGTGCAGCAGCTTTAGGGGCTATTTGGCCTTCGGAGACCACCCCAACTCTTattggccgagggagtggggtTGTGACTTGGGCTTGTCTATGCTGTAATCTTCAATGTAATCAAAATCTCGCcccgatagttgggacagcagtagCATCCTTCGCTGTTTAGACACGAGTGACCATCatacacaaatgaataaggaGCTTGGCCTTTGGGTGACAATGTCTAATGTGGGGGTAGCTGTATCGTAAATAAATTGGCTTATATTCAGCGTGCTAATGTTAAGCCCATTactataaaatgaaaaaaagtaatgCTTTCGTGATTGAAGTACGTGGATTATTcggtgtgaaagaaagagatttGGGGATATTATTAAAATATTTTATGGCTTCGAAGCCAAATGTAGTGATGTGGTACGTGCAATAAAACAAATATTATAGacataaatatgtacacacagacacacacacacacacacacacacacacacacacacacacacacacacacacacacacacacacacacacacagagagacatatatatatatatatatatatatatatatatatatatatgtgtgtgtgtgtgtgtgtgtgtgtgtgtgtgtgtgtgtgtgtgtgtgtgtgtgtgtgtgtgtgtgtgtacactttgcttgacaataataatgataacaatagtgtacatttatatagcgccctttctctctaagagctcagggcgctttacatgaaaaaaaacaaactactacaagttacataaaacattcatgaccactctttctcaagaatacacacactctcccactctcactctacatacatccaaagtgagctgacatgggtggtgttggagaacaaggaaactGAGAGTACTTACATATTTAAAtagtttttaaaagatgagtttttagtgatgagcgaaaagcagaaatagaatcagatgcacggatatgatgaggaaggttgttccagatgtgaggagcagcaaagaagaaagaacgtttacCCTAGGTTCTTGtgctgacacgaggaagtttcaaaagataacagaggaagagcggagatttcttgcgggagtgtaaacactgataaggtcagaaagatatgcaggtcctgcggagtggaaagcagaacagcagagacacgcacctttgtatttaattctcgcttcaatggggagccaatgtagagtgcggaggtgaggagaagtATGATAAATACGTGGTACTCtaagagtcagacaggcagcattgttttgaagtttc is a window of Babylonia areolata isolate BAREFJ2019XMU chromosome 5, ASM4173473v1, whole genome shotgun sequence DNA encoding:
- the LOC143282541 gene encoding uncharacterized protein LOC143282541, coding for MSANNSSTEGTQEEVETFLIRLSDTSFKNRTPVVVYLSLISIVGLLGNTLVLLVYGFRFQPSANRVFILFIASLDLITNIFAIPIQIVTVSNAYKDNYWRCRSFFAFSTLSTQASNFVLVLVAVDRFWRICAPLRKQLNHRQAFHLAVGTVCSAVVIFVPFIPFYGMHSVNTTEPGIQFRMCWYEEEYKDTPYPMTYTVVVGITFLAGLATMIICYVSIGIHLWKEKQERQRSLKENQVQTVSTAAEPGTTVANASNECVSQETPGNQKHVLMTGSLSGQDFHSELMKELHHRFVIFDPVNTFNLLSIPSLPDSETLLDTYTTDKYTLTQGEESKNDALEDKLGRPRSEEAAPGEGTSNPPDGQKQASTQQKREGGRRYIVSVNTGVRRMRHRTTFMMSVLTLFYIINWLPHLVVRTFFDDPTIHCENFPNCSSNIYDITIWSIYLNSAVNAFVYSMCNGRFRQKCKEFFRDIVTKKTTTLP